One region of Ardenticatenales bacterium genomic DNA includes:
- a CDS encoding GNAT family N-acetyltransferase yields MAEELKIVFAENAAWGVIGPALNDYNDQQAGEDHAQSVCFLLYDADEEIVGGVIGTTYWHWLHVSLMWIKAEYRGLGYGSRLLRLAEEEALQRGARQAYLDTFSFQAPDFYKKHGYHVFGVLEDFPTGHQRYFMTKSLQEPAG; encoded by the coding sequence ATGGCAGAAGAGCTGAAAATCGTTTTTGCGGAAAATGCGGCATGGGGGGTGATTGGACCGGCGCTTAATGATTATAATGATCAGCAGGCGGGCGAGGATCACGCGCAGAGCGTCTGTTTCTTGCTGTATGATGCCGATGAGGAAATTGTCGGCGGGGTGATTGGGACAACCTACTGGCACTGGTTACATGTTAGCCTGATGTGGATCAAAGCGGAATACCGCGGTCTTGGTTACGGCAGCCGCCTCTTGCGGCTGGCGGAAGAAGAGGCCCTCCAGCGAGGCGCGCGGCAGGCTTATCTGGATACGTTTAGTTTTCAAGCGCCAGATTTTTATAAGAAGCATGGCTACCATGTGTTTGGCGTGCTGGAGGATTTTCCCACGGGTCATCAACGTTATTTCATGACGAAGTCGCTTCAGGAACCTGCCGGGTGA
- the fdrA gene encoding acyl-CoA synthetase FdrA → MTSVMRFEMRAGAYFDSVVLMQLQRGLAGLAGVLDAGIVMATPANRELLAGSDLLPPAAQRASADDLLIVVKAVDEHAASAALAQLDTLIQQRRTQAGQTFRPRSLASAARLLPDAEWVLVSVPGRYAAGVAREALDMGKHVFLYSDNVSLEEEAALKEQARAAGRLLMGPDCGTAIINGVGLGFANRVRRGRIGLVGASGTGLQAITSRLHTLGAGVSQAIGVGGRDLSARIGGSTALQALDLLRRDPETDVIVLVSKPPDAEIVTRLMAAAQAADKPVIIYFLGYPTALDGINSRVIMARSLEDAARQAVAIVPPRETPLLSPFAASGYVRGLFSGGTLAYEAMLAWQPLLTPLYSNVPLRPAQALPQLTRSQAHTLLDMGADAFTQGRLHPMMDNDLRLRRLRQEAADPDVGLIVLDVVLGEGAHPNPAAELAPAIAAVKARRPLDVAVLLVGTEEDPQGLRAQMEQLAEVGAVVTSNVDALTRIVAAYGRGEAAFPQPPVSLATLQKPLAAINLGLESFYDSLIGQSAAGIHVEWRPPAGGNEKMMALLAKMRQKG, encoded by the coding sequence ATGACGAGTGTGATGCGGTTTGAGATGCGGGCGGGGGCTTATTTTGACTCAGTTGTGTTGATGCAGTTGCAGCGGGGGTTGGCGGGATTGGCGGGGGTGTTGGATGCCGGCATTGTCATGGCCACCCCCGCCAATCGAGAACTCCTTGCCGGCAGCGACCTCCTCCCCCCCGCCGCCCAACGCGCCTCCGCCGATGACCTCCTCATTGTCGTCAAAGCGGTTGACGAACACGCCGCCTCCGCCGCCCTCGCCCAACTGGACACCCTCATCCAACAGCGCCGCACCCAGGCCGGGCAAACCTTCCGCCCGCGCAGTCTCGCCTCCGCCGCTCGCCTTTTGCCCGACGCGGAATGGGTATTGGTCTCCGTGCCGGGCCGCTACGCCGCCGGCGTCGCCCGCGAAGCGCTGGACATGGGCAAACACGTCTTCCTCTACAGCGACAACGTCTCCCTGGAAGAAGAGGCCGCCCTGAAAGAGCAAGCCCGCGCCGCCGGACGCCTCCTCATGGGGCCGGACTGTGGCACGGCCATTATCAACGGCGTCGGTCTCGGCTTCGCCAATCGCGTGCGGCGTGGGCGTATTGGCCTGGTTGGGGCCTCGGGGACCGGCCTGCAAGCCATCACCAGCCGACTCCACACGCTCGGCGCGGGCGTTTCCCAGGCGATTGGCGTGGGCGGGCGGGATCTCTCGGCACGCATTGGCGGCAGCACGGCGCTGCAAGCCCTCGACTTGCTGCGCCGCGACCCGGAGACGGACGTGATTGTGCTTGTCTCCAAACCCCCGGACGCGGAAATCGTCACCCGCCTGATGGCGGCGGCGCAGGCCGCGGACAAGCCCGTCATCATTTACTTTTTGGGCTATCCCACCGCGCTGGACGGCATCAACAGCCGCGTCATCATGGCGCGTAGCCTGGAGGACGCCGCGCGCCAGGCGGTGGCAATCGTCCCGCCACGGGAAACGCCGCTCCTTTCCCCATTCGCGGCCAGCGGTTATGTGCGTGGCCTCTTTTCCGGCGGCACGCTGGCCTACGAAGCGATGCTCGCCTGGCAGCCGCTGCTCACGCCGCTGTACAGCAACGTCCCCTTGCGCCCTGCGCAGGCGCTGCCCCAACTCACGCGCAGCCAGGCGCACACGCTGCTGGACATGGGCGCGGATGCCTTTACGCAGGGGCGGCTGCACCCGATGATGGACAATGACCTGCGGCTGCGGCGATTGCGCCAGGAGGCCGCCGACCCGGACGTGGGCTTGATTGTGTTGGATGTGGTGCTGGGGGAGGGCGCGCACCCAAACCCGGCGGCGGAATTGGCTCCGGCTATTGCCGCCGTCAAGGCGCGGCGGCCGTTGGACGTGGCCGTGCTGCTGGTGGGGACGGAGGAGGATCCGCAAGGGCTTCGGGCGCAGATGGAGCAACTGGCAGAGGTGGGCGCGGTCGTGACGAGTAATGTGGATGCCCTGACGCGGATTGTGGCGGCGTATGGCCGTGGTGAGGCCGCTTTCCCCCAGCCGCCGGTTTCGCTGGCGACGTTGCAAAAGCCGTTGGCGGCGATTAACCTGGGGCTGGAGTCGTTCTATGACAGTCTTATTGGGCAGTCGGCTGCCGGCATTCATGTTGAATGGCGACCCCCGGCAGGAGGAAATGAGAAGATGATGGCGCTGCTGGCAAAGATGCGCCAGAAGGGATAA
- the aceK gene encoding bifunctional isocitrate dehydrogenase kinase/phosphatase, which translates to MSRLTDSRIANIGAFTIHQGFLTYRARFTAITRRAGERFVARDWQGMQADAGQRLALYRQVVDQVVGEIRQLLAARLTEKLIWASMKAVYSGYLFNHDDWELAETFFNSITRRIFATIGVDPQIEFVDTDYDTPPHPSTTPIYRSHTRQPTTADLIGDILRAYAFPVSFADLAQDAALAARIVERRLRQVGTRHTVDRVEMIQTPFYRGKGAYLVGRMISGAHMVPLVLALTHGARGLAVDAVLTDEDAVSILFSFARSYFHIDVPQPYDLVRFLKEIMPRKRVAELYISVGYNKHGKTELYRDFLHHLAHSDDQFKMARGQRGMVMMVIDLPSYDMVFKLIKDRFAQPKDMTRQDVRGKYDLVFSHDRAGRLIDAQTFEHLQIDRCRFSDELLAEMLPQMRQTVCADGDHVIIAHAYIERRVIPLDLYIREESVARAEAAVIDYGQAIKDLAVTNIFPGDMLLKNFGVTRHGRVVFYDYDELALLTECRFRRIPPSRGYDDDLAAEPWFHVNKGDIFPEEFPRFLGLPPALLAVFMAHHGDLCDAAFWRETQEGLRRGELFHIFPYAADLRLRPESRGDDG; encoded by the coding sequence ATGTCTCGTCTCACGGATAGCCGCATCGCCAACATTGGCGCATTCACCATTCACCAGGGCTTCCTCACCTACCGCGCCCGGTTCACGGCTATCACCCGGCGTGCCGGCGAGCGGTTCGTGGCCAGAGATTGGCAGGGAATGCAGGCGGACGCCGGCCAACGGCTGGCGCTCTATCGCCAGGTAGTCGATCAGGTCGTGGGCGAGATTCGCCAATTGCTGGCGGCGCGCCTGACGGAGAAGCTCATCTGGGCCAGCATGAAGGCTGTCTACTCCGGTTATCTCTTCAACCATGATGATTGGGAACTGGCGGAAACCTTCTTCAACTCCATCACCCGTCGCATTTTTGCCACCATTGGCGTCGATCCCCAAATCGAATTTGTCGATACCGACTACGACACGCCACCCCATCCGTCCACCACGCCGATTTATCGTTCCCACACCCGCCAGCCCACCACCGCCGATCTGATCGGCGACATTCTGCGGGCTTATGCGTTTCCCGTTTCGTTTGCCGACCTGGCGCAGGATGCCGCCCTGGCGGCACGGATCGTAGAGCGGCGTTTGCGGCAGGTGGGGACGCGGCACACCGTGGATCGGGTGGAGATGATCCAGACGCCCTTCTATCGTGGCAAGGGGGCTTACCTGGTGGGGCGCATGATCAGCGGGGCGCACATGGTCCCGCTGGTGCTGGCGTTGACCCACGGCGCGCGTGGCCTGGCCGTGGATGCCGTGCTGACGGACGAGGATGCGGTGAGCATTCTCTTCAGTTTTGCCCGATCCTACTTCCACATAGACGTGCCGCAGCCTTATGATCTGGTGCGGTTTTTGAAGGAGATCATGCCGCGCAAGCGCGTGGCGGAACTGTATATTTCCGTCGGTTACAACAAGCATGGCAAAACGGAACTGTACCGTGACTTTTTGCACCATCTGGCCCATTCCGATGACCAATTTAAGATGGCGCGGGGGCAGCGGGGCATGGTGATGATGGTGATTGACCTGCCCAGTTACGATATGGTATTCAAATTGATCAAGGATCGCTTTGCGCAGCCGAAGGATATGACGCGGCAGGATGTACGGGGTAAATACGACCTGGTTTTTTCGCACGATCGTGCCGGCAGACTCATCGACGCGCAGACCTTCGAACACTTGCAGATTGACCGCTGCCGTTTCTCCGACGAACTGCTGGCGGAAATGCTGCCACAGATGCGGCAGACTGTTTGTGCCGATGGCGACCACGTGATCATCGCGCACGCCTACATTGAGCGGCGCGTGATTCCCCTGGACCTGTACATCCGCGAAGAGAGCGTGGCGCGAGCAGAGGCAGCCGTGATTGATTACGGGCAGGCGATCAAAGACCTGGCCGTGACGAACATCTTCCCCGGCGACATGCTGCTAAAGAATTTCGGCGTGACGCGGCATGGGCGGGTGGTTTTTTACGATTACGACGAACTGGCGCTGCTGACGGAGTGCCGCTTCCGCCGCATTCCGCCGAGCCGGGGGTATGATGACGACCTGGCGGCGGAGCCGTGGTTCCACGTGAACAAGGGGGATATTTTCCCCGAGGAGTTTCCCCGCTTTTTGGGGCTGCCGCCGGCGCTGCTGGCCGTGTTTATGGCGCATCACGGCGATTTGTGCGATGCGGCGTTTTGGCGCGAGACGCAGGAAGGGTTGCGGCGCGGGGAATTGTTCCACATTTTCCCCTACGCGGCAGACCTGCGGCTGCGCCCCGAATCAAGAGGAGACGATGGATAA
- a CDS encoding (2Fe-2S)-binding protein, producing the protein MHTIKLTVNGKTYERDVEPRLLLSDFLRHELGLTGTHVGCEHGVCGACTILFEGEAVRSCLLLAVQADGRELRTVEGLADSADDLHPLQAAFWEAHGLQCGFCTPGILMTLVPFLARNPDPSEAEIREAISGNLCRCTGYQHIVDAVKLAARRLATP; encoded by the coding sequence ATGCACACCATCAAACTCACCGTCAACGGCAAAACGTATGAGCGCGACGTGGAGCCGCGCCTGCTCTTGAGCGACTTCCTGCGCCACGAACTGGGGCTGACGGGGACGCACGTGGGCTGCGAACATGGCGTTTGCGGCGCGTGTACGATTTTGTTCGAGGGGGAGGCGGTGCGTTCCTGCCTGCTGCTGGCGGTGCAGGCGGATGGGCGCGAACTGCGCACGGTGGAGGGACTGGCGGATAGCGCGGACGATTTGCACCCCTTGCAGGCGGCGTTCTGGGAAGCGCACGGGCTGCAATGCGGTTTTTGCACGCCCGGCATTTTGATGACGTTGGTCCCCTTCCTGGCGCGCAACCCCGACCCCAGCGAAGCGGAAATCCGCGAGGCGATTTCCGGCAATCTCTGCCGCTGCACCGGGTATCAGCATATTGTGGACGCCGTGAAACTGGCGGCGCGACGTCTGGCTACTCCCTGA
- a CDS encoding S8 family peptidase: protein MRIKTYLPVFVLLALIALGFAAAPSYADSAQFESRTAPLLHTDSPTAIPDQYIVVFKKGTSAVNAAAIINTVETLGGRVDHVWDVAIHGFAAYLPARALDAVMADASVDYVEADQMMYIVDVQPNPTWGLDRIDQRNLPLDNSYTYNYTGAGVKVYTIDTGIRVTHNEFGGRVVGGYNATGDNNGYNDCNGHGTHVSGTIGGSTYGVAKGVTFYAVRVLGCNGSGPTSDVIDGVNWVTSQHTGSNPAVANMSLGGSASNSMDSAVNNSINDGVFYAIAAGNSNANACNYSPARVAAAMTVGATTSSDNRASYSNYGNCLDIFAPGDNITSAWYTSDNATNTISGTSMATPHVAGVAALWLQANPSDSPAATSAQIISTATAGVVGNPGSGSPNLLVYSLLEGGGGGGGCQGSPDFTGTLTGTGDVDYGWYSAGSGAQELCMEGTGPDFDLYLLKRGAFGGWSMVASSTGPTSSEAITYSGTSGYYLWYIRSYNGSGSWQLWVSYP, encoded by the coding sequence ATGCGAATCAAAACTTATTTGCCCGTATTTGTTTTGCTGGCCCTGATTGCGCTCGGTTTCGCCGCCGCGCCCTCCTATGCGGACAGCGCCCAATTTGAGAGCAGGACAGCACCACTGCTGCACACCGACAGCCCCACCGCCATTCCTGATCAATATATTGTCGTATTCAAGAAAGGGACGTCTGCCGTTAATGCGGCGGCCATCATCAATACGGTAGAAACGTTGGGTGGCCGCGTGGACCATGTATGGGACGTGGCGATTCACGGTTTTGCCGCCTACCTGCCCGCGCGTGCATTAGATGCGGTGATGGCGGATGCGTCCGTTGACTACGTTGAAGCAGACCAGATGATGTACATTGTGGACGTGCAGCCGAATCCCACCTGGGGATTGGACCGCATCGACCAGCGTAACCTGCCTCTGGACAACTCCTATACTTACAATTACACCGGCGCCGGCGTCAAGGTGTACACCATTGACACCGGTATTCGCGTGACGCACAACGAGTTTGGCGGGCGCGTCGTTGGCGGCTACAACGCCACGGGCGATAACAATGGCTACAATGACTGCAACGGCCACGGCACGCACGTTTCCGGCACGATTGGCGGCTCCACCTACGGCGTCGCCAAGGGCGTTACCTTCTACGCCGTGCGCGTACTGGGCTGCAACGGCTCCGGCCCCACGTCTGACGTTATCGACGGCGTGAACTGGGTGACCAGCCAGCACACGGGCAGCAACCCCGCCGTGGCGAACATGAGCCTGGGCGGCAGCGCGTCCAATTCCATGGACTCGGCTGTGAATAATTCCATCAACGACGGCGTTTTCTATGCGATTGCTGCCGGCAATTCCAACGCCAACGCCTGCAATTACTCCCCCGCCCGCGTGGCCGCCGCCATGACGGTTGGCGCGACCACCAGCAGCGACAACCGCGCCAGCTACTCCAACTATGGCAACTGCCTGGACATCTTCGCGCCCGGCGACAACATCACCTCCGCCTGGTACACCAGCGACAACGCCACCAACACCATCAGCGGCACCTCCATGGCGACGCCGCACGTCGCCGGCGTGGCTGCCCTGTGGTTGCAAGCGAATCCGTCCGACTCCCCTGCCGCTACCAGCGCGCAGATCATCTCCACCGCTACGGCCGGCGTCGTCGGCAACCCCGGTAGCGGCTCCCCCAACCTGTTGGTTTACTCCCTGCTGGAAGGCGGCGGCGGTGGTGGTGGATGCCAGGGTTCGCCCGACTTCACCGGAACCCTCACCGGCACGGGCGACGTGGACTACGGCTGGTACTCCGCCGGCTCCGGTGCGCAGGAACTGTGCATGGAAGGAACCGGCCCCGACTTCGACCTCTACCTGCTGAAGCGCGGCGCTTTCGGCGGCTGGAGCATGGTCGCCAGCTCCACCGGTCCGACCTCCAGTGAGGCTATCACCTACAGCGGCACCTCCGGTTACTACCTGTGGTACATCCGCTCCTACAATGGCTCCGGCTCCTGGCAACTCTGGGTGAGCTACCCGTAG
- a CDS encoding amidase — MDSFALSMALRSGALPLLDYLAQVEARFQAREPSVLAFVPGTVRFDRLRREAEALLARYPDPPARPPLFGLLVGVKDIFHVAGFRTNAGSQLPPDLLQGAQAESVTRLKQAGALVMGKTVTTEFAYFAPGPTRNPRHPDHTPGGSSSGSAAAVGAGVCPLALGTQTIGSISRPAAFCGVVGYKPSYDRISRAGVIPLSPSLDHVGVFAPDVGGATLAAAQLCPDWQATTPTRQPVLGVPAGPYLLRADAAALAQFERVCGHLADTGWQVKRVEAMPDFAEIVARHNLLVAADAAAVHAAWFAQFADRYHAKTAELIGHGQAVSTEAIAAARQGRMTLRHGLVDLMRSAGVDLWLSPSAPGTAPRGLESTGDPVMNLPWTHAGLPTVSVPSGFAENGLPWGLQIAGNWYTDEYLLAWAEPIAAALAQMERN; from the coding sequence ATGGATTCATTTGCCCTAAGCATGGCATTACGCAGCGGCGCGTTGCCCTTGTTGGATTATCTGGCGCAGGTGGAAGCGCGTTTTCAGGCGCGGGAGCCGTCCGTGCTGGCGTTTGTGCCCGGCACGGTGCGGTTTGATCGTTTGCGGCGGGAGGCGGAGGCGCTGCTGGCGCGCTACCCGGACCCGCCCGCCCGCCCGCCGCTGTTTGGCCTGTTGGTGGGCGTGAAGGATATTTTTCATGTGGCCGGTTTCCGCACAAATGCCGGCAGCCAACTCCCTCCCGACCTCCTCCAGGGCGCGCAAGCGGAATCGGTGACGCGCCTAAAACAGGCGGGCGCGCTGGTGATGGGCAAGACCGTCACCACCGAGTTCGCTTATTTCGCCCCCGGCCCCACACGCAACCCGCGCCATCCCGACCACACGCCTGGCGGCTCCAGCAGCGGCTCGGCGGCGGCGGTGGGCGCGGGGGTGTGCCCGCTGGCGTTGGGCACGCAGACAATAGGCTCCATCAGCCGTCCGGCGGCGTTCTGCGGCGTGGTGGGATACAAGCCCAGCTACGACCGCATCTCGCGCGCGGGCGTCATTCCCCTGTCGCCATCGCTGGACCACGTGGGCGTGTTTGCGCCGGACGTGGGCGGCGCGACGCTGGCGGCGGCCCAACTTTGCCCTGACTGGCAGGCTACGACGCCCACGCGCCAACCGGTTTTGGGCGTGCCGGCTGGTCCGTACTTATTACGGGCGGATGCGGCGGCGTTGGCGCAATTTGAGCGTGTGTGCGGCCATCTGGCGGATACTGGCTGGCAGGTGAAGCGCGTGGAGGCCATGCCCGACTTCGCCGAAATCGTCGCGCGCCACAACTTGCTCGTGGCCGCGGACGCCGCCGCCGTCCATGCGGCATGGTTCGCGCAGTTTGCCGACCGCTACCACGCCAAAACAGCGGAACTGATCGGGCACGGGCAGGCTGTTTCCACGGAAGCGATAGCGGCGGCGCGCCAGGGACGGATGACGTTGCGCCACGGTTTGGTGGACCTGATGCGGTCCGCCGGGGTAGATTTGTGGCTTTCGCCATCGGCACCGGGGACGGCGCCGCGAGGGCTGGAGAGTACGGGCGACCCGGTGATGAATTTGCCCTGGACGCACGCGGGGCTGCCGACGGTGAGCGTGCCGTCCGGTTTTGCGGAGAATGGGCTGCCGTGGGGATTGCAGATTGCCGGCAACTGGTACACCGACGAATATCTCCTGGCCTGGGCGGAACCCATCGCCGCCGCCCTCGCCCAGATGGAGCGTAACTAA
- a CDS encoding DUF433 domain-containing protein produces MNTANAVTTAYKHIHLDEEGVAFVAGTTMKVIELVMAQIAYGWSPEELHFQHPYLTMSQVYSALAYYWEHKDTFDAEMGRRLRYAEQSRQATGPSPLARRLREEGLLE; encoded by the coding sequence ATGAACACTGCTAACGCTGTGACGACTGCATACAAGCACATTCATCTTGATGAGGAAGGCGTTGCCTTTGTTGCGGGAACGACAATGAAGGTCATCGAACTCGTCATGGCGCAAATAGCCTATGGCTGGAGTCCCGAAGAGCTTCATTTTCAGCATCCGTACCTGACAATGAGTCAGGTTTACTCGGCTTTGGCTTACTACTGGGAACATAAAGACACATTCGACGCTGAAATGGGACGTCGCCTGCGCTATGCGGAACAATCGCGCCAGGCTACGGGTCCGTCGCCACTGGCCAGGCGATTGCGTGAAGAGGGATTGCTTGAATGA
- a CDS encoding DUF5615 family PIN-like protein — MTITLYMDVHVHRAITAGLRLREIDVLTAQEDGHRMAADVRLLDRATELQRVLFTQDEDLLVEAKYRQTEGISFAGVVYAHQLRITIGRCIQDLELIAKASELEEMINRVEYLPL, encoded by the coding sequence ATGACGATTACCCTCTATATGGATGTTCATGTACACCGAGCTATTACCGCAGGTTTACGCCTACGTGAGATTGATGTCCTAACAGCTCAAGAAGATGGTCATCGAATGGCTGCTGATGTCCGCTTGCTTGACCGTGCCACAGAACTACAACGGGTTCTTTTCACTCAAGATGAAGATCTGTTGGTAGAAGCAAAATATCGCCAGACCGAGGGAATCTCCTTTGCCGGTGTTGTTTACGCGCATCAATTACGCATCACCATCGGTCGCTGTATACAAGACCTGGAATTGATAGCAAAAGCAAGTGAGTTGGAAGAGATGATCAATCGCGTTGAATATCTTCCCCTTTGA
- a CDS encoding hemolysin III family protein translates to MDKGKEKRKGGAAFRAYYSRREELLNSVTHGVGALLSVAGMFVLVVMAATHGDARRTWSFAIYGGSLILLYLASTLYHSVTYLPAKRILRIFDHSAVYVLIAGTYTPFLLVTMRGPLAWTLFATVWGMALVGIIYKAVAIHRYENLSTVLYVAMGWMGVLGFRQIAGGIDPAGIAWLLAGGVIYTAGVLFFAFPKVPYNHAIWHLFVLGGSACHFLVMVRYVMPA, encoded by the coding sequence ATGGATAAAGGTAAAGAAAAGCGGAAGGGAGGCGCGGCGTTTCGCGCTTACTATTCACGGCGGGAGGAGCTATTAAACAGCGTCACGCACGGTGTGGGGGCACTGTTGAGCGTGGCGGGTATGTTTGTGTTGGTGGTGATGGCGGCGACGCATGGAGATGCGCGGCGCACGTGGAGTTTTGCGATTTATGGCGGCTCGCTTATTTTGCTGTATCTGGCTTCCACGTTGTACCATTCGGTGACGTATTTGCCGGCAAAACGCATCCTGCGCATTTTTGATCATTCCGCTGTGTATGTGCTGATTGCCGGCACGTACACCCCGTTCCTCCTCGTGACCATGCGTGGCCCGCTGGCGTGGACGTTGTTCGCCACCGTGTGGGGCATGGCGCTGGTTGGCATCATTTATAAAGCGGTGGCGATTCACCGGTACGAGAATTTGTCCACGGTTTTGTACGTGGCCATGGGCTGGATGGGGGTGTTGGGATTTCGGCAGATCGCGGGGGGGATCGATCCTGCCGGCATTGCCTGGCTCCTGGCCGGCGGCGTCATTTACACGGCAGGCGTGCTGTTTTTCGCCTTCCCCAAAGTGCCGTACAATCATGCCATCTGGCATCTCTTCGTGTTGGGTGGCAGCGCCTGTCATTTTCTGGTGATGGTTCGGTATGTGATGCCGGCATAA
- a CDS encoding DUF983 domain-containing protein encodes MSRLRAILLLRCSHCLRGRVFASLWRMNTHCPECGIPFERETGFFLMSIYFAYAVDVLAIGPFIVWSVVHKLPIWLMLGGMAVGLVLISPFTLRYTRVLWLHLDEWFDPRRS; translated from the coding sequence ATGTCCCGATTACGCGCTATCTTGCTGCTGCGTTGTTCCCACTGCCTGCGTGGACGTGTGTTTGCCTCGTTGTGGCGCATGAACACCCACTGCCCCGAATGCGGCATTCCGTTTGAGCGGGAGACGGGCTTTTTCCTCATGTCCATCTACTTCGCTTATGCGGTGGATGTGCTGGCAATCGGGCCTTTTATTGTCTGGTCCGTGGTGCATAAACTCCCGATATGGCTCATGTTGGGGGGGATGGCCGTAGGGCTTGTGCTGATTTCGCCTTTTACGCTGCGCTACACGCGCGTTCTCTGGCTGCATCTGGATGAATGGTTTGACCCGCGTCGCTCGTGA
- a CDS encoding xanthine dehydrogenase family protein subunit M has protein sequence MKPAPFDYAAPDSLPASLSLIAAYGDDGKLLAGGQSLVPALNFRLLQPSVLIDLNRVTELAGITRTAAGGLRLGAMTRQAQVERSPLTAQLAPLLAETMPQIAHPQIRNRGTIGGSMVHADPAAELPVAAVALDAVFEIAGEGGVRRVPAKSFFQSLFTVDITPDEILTAVEFPPWPARTGGAFVEVARRRGDYALAGVAVVVTLDDAGKCARARIVYLNLGDGPIDAEGAAGLLQNELLTLAAIEAAADFGATQEIAPAGNIHATPDFQRHLARVLTRRALTTAAARAKVG, from the coding sequence ATGAAGCCTGCTCCGTTTGATTATGCCGCGCCGGATTCGTTGCCGGCATCTCTCTCCTTAATCGCCGCGTATGGGGATGATGGGAAGCTGCTGGCGGGCGGGCAGAGCCTGGTCCCCGCCCTGAACTTTCGCCTGCTACAACCGTCCGTCCTCATTGACCTGAACCGCGTGACGGAACTGGCCGGCATCACGCGCACGGCGGCGGGCGGGCTGCGCCTGGGGGCGATGACGCGGCAGGCGCAGGTGGAGCGCAGCCCCCTGACGGCGCAGTTGGCCCCGCTGCTGGCGGAGACGATGCCCCAGATCGCCCACCCACAAATCCGCAACCGGGGCACGATTGGCGGTAGCATGGTACACGCGGACCCGGCGGCGGAGCTGCCCGTGGCGGCGGTGGCTCTGGACGCGGTGTTTGAGATTGCCGGCGAGGGGGGCGTGCGGCGCGTGCCGGCAAAATCCTTCTTCCAAAGCCTCTTCACCGTAGACATCACCCCCGACGAAATCCTCACGGCGGTGGAATTCCCCCCCTGGCCCGCGCGCACCGGCGGCGCGTTCGTGGAAGTGGCGCGGCGGCGTGGGGATTACGCCCTGGCCGGCGTGGCTGTGGTGGTGACGCTGGATGATGCCGGCAAATGCGCGCGCGCCCGCATCGTCTATCTGAACCTGGGGGATGGTCCCATTGACGCGGAGGGAGCGGCGGGTTTGCTACAAAACGAGTTGCTCACACTGGCGGCCATCGAGGCGGCGGCTGATTTTGGTGCCACGCAAGAGATTGCGCCTGCCGGCAACATCCACGCCACCCCCGACTTCCAACGCCACCTGGCCCGCGTCCTCACCCGCCGCGCCCTCACCACGGCGGCGGCCCGCGCCAAAGTAGGATAA